The following proteins are encoded in a genomic region of Tigriopus californicus strain San Diego chromosome 6, Tcal_SD_v2.1, whole genome shotgun sequence:
- the LOC131881715 gene encoding peptidyl-Asp metalloendopeptidase-like isoform X2 → MGALANLPILFLTLISRVLSLNLAAQSFVQLSSNPESGPIPYCENGQWISCEQVTVDLTALRSDQTLILPNGDWVNLVESSTGPESGSSTAFYQSEDLLNSMTITFFTSGSNEVNAVIHEGDQVFNLAPCDQTRGHCHVLAKGDPDVQDPASSYTMRDLELMTKTALEGFTDVEDREEQGGFEQDADGTYVATIKIYYTSQFAEIEPNVNAYISNMISQANACFRNSQTQIRLRLLCTQQLNNITEDRDPKQILTQFANIKGSPANLRGTADFAHLLVRQTIPTNCGIAYVGSTQSPFGVTKRDCSIASYTFSHEIGHNFGCHHDRLNAIPEANRNGYAFGYLIPGTSYRTTMAYTHYNHRTPLNLYSNPSVRFQNVPIGNAQNNCARKIRENARAFASIGSDTNSCKDVMSTCASLVYRFVPTGTSLVVQYPLTGTYGNNEQCQWLFVTSSGRHLIVRLESRDIENSSQCRYDMLAFHGTPSGMLGFCGTGSFNHIPSAGNAVILSFTSDGSVVGRGFRVHIRAV, encoded by the exons ATGGGAGCTTTAGCCAATTTACCCATCCTTTTTTTGACACTTATCTCCAGGGTTCTCTCTCT AAACCTTGCTGCTCAATCCTTCGTGCAACTTTCTTCCAACCCCGAATCAGGTCCCATTCCATATTGTGAGAATGGCCAATGGATCAGTTGTGAGCAAGTCACCGTTGACCTGACAGCATTGAGAAGCGATCAAACCTTGATCTTACCCAATGGAGATTGGGTTAACTTGGTTGAATCCTCGACAG GACCTGAGTCCGGATCATCCACAGCGTTTTATCAATCTGAAGACCTCTTGAACTCCATGACCATCACTTTCTTCACCTCGGGCTCCAATGAAGTCAATGCCGTCATTCATGAGGGCGACCAAGTATTCAACTTGGCGCCTTGCGATCAAACTAGGGGCCATTGTCACGTTTTAGCCAAGGGGGACCCGGACGTGCAGGATCCCGCGTCAAGCTACACAATGAGGGATTTGGAGTTGATG ACGAAGACCGCCCTAGAAGGATTCACCGATGTCGAGGACCGAGAAGAGCAAGGTGGATTCGAACAAGATGCTGACGGGACGTACGTGGCCACCATTAAAATCTACTACACAAGTCAATTTGCTGAAATAGAACCCAACGTGAATGCCTACATCTCAAACATGATCAGTCAAGCCAATGCTTGCTTCAGAAACTCACAAACCCAAATCCGTTTGCGATTACTATGTACCCAACAACTGAACAACATCACTGAAGACCGAGATCCGAAACaaattttgacccaatttgCCAAcataaaag GAAGCCCAGCAAATCTACGAGGAACGGCAGATTTCGCTCATCTTCTTGTGCGACAAACTATTCCAACCAATTGTGGAATTGCCTACGTCGGGAGCACACAATCTCCGTTTGGGGTGACCAAAAGGGATTGTTCCATTGCAAGTTATACCTTCAGCCACGAGATTGGTCATAACTTTGGATGCCACCACGACCGCTTGAATGCTATTCCCGAAGCTAATCGAAACGGCTACGCATTCGGATACCTGATTCCAGGCACTAGCTACCGCACCACAATGGC GTACACGCATTACAACCATCGAACGCCTTTAAACCTTTACTCCAACCCAAGTGTGCGGTTCCAGAACGTCCCAATTGGCAATGCTCAGAACAATTGTGCCCGCAAGATCCGAGAAAACGCCCGAGCATTTGCCAGTATAGGCTCAGACACCAATTCATGCA AGGACGTCATGTCAACCTGTGCGTCTTTGGTCTACCGATTTGTACCCACCGGCACTAGCTTGGTAGTCCAGTATCCACTTACTGGAACCTATGGCAATAATGAACAATGTCAGTGGTTATTTGTG ACATCATCTGGCCGACATTTAATTGTGAGGCTCGAGAGCAgggatattgaaaattcaagtcaatgTCGTTACGATATGCTTGCTTTCCATGGGACCCCTTCTGGGATGTTGGGCTTCTGCGGTACTGGATCTTTCAATCATATTCCCTCTGCAGGCAATGCTGTCATCCTGAGTTTCACTTCGGATGGATCAGTTGTTGGAAGAGGCTTTAGAGTCCATATCCGAG ctGTCTAG
- the LOC131881715 gene encoding peptidyl-Asp metalloendopeptidase-like isoform X1, giving the protein MGALANLPILFLTLISRVLSLNLAAQSFVQLSSNPESGPIPYCENGQWISCEQVTVDLTALRSDQTLILPNGDWVNLVESSTGPESGSSTAFYQSEDLLNSMTITFFTSGSNEVNAVIHEGDQVFNLAPCDQTRGHCHVLAKGDPDVQDPASSYTMRDLELMTKTALEGFTDVEDREEQGGFEQDADGTYVATIKIYYTSQFAEIEPNVNAYISNMISQANACFRNSQTQIRLRLLCTQQLNNITEDRDPKQILTQFANIKGSPANLRGTADFAHLLVRQTIPTNCGIAYVGSTQSPFGVTKRDCSIASYTFSHEIGHNFGCHHDRLNAIPEANRNGYAFGYLIPGTSYRTTMAYTHYNHRTPLNLYSNPSVRFQNVPIGNAQNNCARKIRENARAFASIGSDTNSCTEDVMSTCASLVYRFVPTGTSLVVQYPLTGTYGNNEQCQWLFVTSSGRHLIVRLESRDIENSSQCRYDMLAFHGTPSGMLGFCGTGSFNHIPSAGNAVILSFTSDGSVVGRGFRVHIRAV; this is encoded by the exons ATGGGAGCTTTAGCCAATTTACCCATCCTTTTTTTGACACTTATCTCCAGGGTTCTCTCTCT AAACCTTGCTGCTCAATCCTTCGTGCAACTTTCTTCCAACCCCGAATCAGGTCCCATTCCATATTGTGAGAATGGCCAATGGATCAGTTGTGAGCAAGTCACCGTTGACCTGACAGCATTGAGAAGCGATCAAACCTTGATCTTACCCAATGGAGATTGGGTTAACTTGGTTGAATCCTCGACAG GACCTGAGTCCGGATCATCCACAGCGTTTTATCAATCTGAAGACCTCTTGAACTCCATGACCATCACTTTCTTCACCTCGGGCTCCAATGAAGTCAATGCCGTCATTCATGAGGGCGACCAAGTATTCAACTTGGCGCCTTGCGATCAAACTAGGGGCCATTGTCACGTTTTAGCCAAGGGGGACCCGGACGTGCAGGATCCCGCGTCAAGCTACACAATGAGGGATTTGGAGTTGATG ACGAAGACCGCCCTAGAAGGATTCACCGATGTCGAGGACCGAGAAGAGCAAGGTGGATTCGAACAAGATGCTGACGGGACGTACGTGGCCACCATTAAAATCTACTACACAAGTCAATTTGCTGAAATAGAACCCAACGTGAATGCCTACATCTCAAACATGATCAGTCAAGCCAATGCTTGCTTCAGAAACTCACAAACCCAAATCCGTTTGCGATTACTATGTACCCAACAACTGAACAACATCACTGAAGACCGAGATCCGAAACaaattttgacccaatttgCCAAcataaaag GAAGCCCAGCAAATCTACGAGGAACGGCAGATTTCGCTCATCTTCTTGTGCGACAAACTATTCCAACCAATTGTGGAATTGCCTACGTCGGGAGCACACAATCTCCGTTTGGGGTGACCAAAAGGGATTGTTCCATTGCAAGTTATACCTTCAGCCACGAGATTGGTCATAACTTTGGATGCCACCACGACCGCTTGAATGCTATTCCCGAAGCTAATCGAAACGGCTACGCATTCGGATACCTGATTCCAGGCACTAGCTACCGCACCACAATGGC GTACACGCATTACAACCATCGAACGCCTTTAAACCTTTACTCCAACCCAAGTGTGCGGTTCCAGAACGTCCCAATTGGCAATGCTCAGAACAATTGTGCCCGCAAGATCCGAGAAAACGCCCGAGCATTTGCCAGTATAGGCTCAGACACCAATTCATGCA CAGAGGACGTCATGTCAACCTGTGCGTCTTTGGTCTACCGATTTGTACCCACCGGCACTAGCTTGGTAGTCCAGTATCCACTTACTGGAACCTATGGCAATAATGAACAATGTCAGTGGTTATTTGTG ACATCATCTGGCCGACATTTAATTGTGAGGCTCGAGAGCAgggatattgaaaattcaagtcaatgTCGTTACGATATGCTTGCTTTCCATGGGACCCCTTCTGGGATGTTGGGCTTCTGCGGTACTGGATCTTTCAATCATATTCCCTCTGCAGGCAATGCTGTCATCCTGAGTTTCACTTCGGATGGATCAGTTGTTGGAAGAGGCTTTAGAGTCCATATCCGAG ctGTCTAG